TGTCCGTTGCGATATCTTGGAGAGCGCAGAGAGTCGTTGTATAAGtgagaataaattttattatttttttctgcctCTTCTTCTTTGAGTGAAGTGTACAGTACTCGCGCGCGGGATGTTACGTATTGTGCGTGTATGCCTGTTTTCAAAATACTCAGATATTccaggtttttttttctccttttctcttTGGAACACGTGTAATTAGCTGATCAAAGCTCTTCCAATGATATAGAGGCGATAAGTAtgcgatagagagagagagagagagagaggagtatGATATTAAGGTTCTATTACTCGGGAATGTTGTCACCCGTTTTTCAGATTCAATGGATACGcgtttattttgtaattaacGCTTTTCTTACGTGAGGTCTTCTACCTGCTAATTTGCTGCGTACATTGATGCAACCTGATCATTCTTTTATGTGATAAAAGGACGTTTAGATCTATATGTGCTAGATTACGGGTTGTCTTGTAAGACATCGCGGCGATGGTAGTAGAAGATTGGACATTTTTATTTCGGTCTAATGTAAGTGTTAATCGAATATAAGGATCTTTTTATCGGATGGATCGAGAATAGAACGTTAAAGAATCAGCAATGATAATTAGCCGAGAAATATGGTAATGAAATGATCGAGAAAAAATGTATCTGAATCCTGGTAAAATTTAGGTATTACACAGATCGAACTACACTTTCAAAAGCATTTCACATCGATCCCCCTCGAAAATGGCAAAATCCAACCCTCGGTCCAAATCCCGCAATATATAACACCTATACGTATAAATACACCCTTTCAGCAAAGCATCGTTTCTTTTCTCCAGCGGCACCACTTCCTCCTCCCCCCGATCGCAGCATAGATTTTTCGAGCCACCTCTCCGCGCGGAGCGCATGCACGGAACAGGAGCGAGAGACAGATACatgcatacacacatatagTACAACACACGCCAGCTCCACCTCTACTAGGCGCGCTCGAGTCCAGCCTCTCTAGCCTCAGTCGCAGCGCGTCACTCCGGCGAGCGACAACGCGCTTGACCGCTCGCGTCTTTTTAAACTCTCGTCTCTCACTTGTAAACCTTTCGTTCTCCGCCCTCGACAGGTCTGTACTCTACTgctgtttttttgtttttttttttttttctaaaacctcgcgtgtgtgtaggtGGAATCGTTTTTGAGAGATATCGTGTTCGTTTCCTTTATACACCTGTACCTGaatttttggaattttaaTTCGTTCGTAAAAAAACAAGAGGGTAAAGTATAATCGCAAACTTTTATTTTCCGAATCGAGCCTCAGCAGCGTCATTCGCGTGTTATTCCAAGGAAGAGATCACTGCGGGGAATCCCGTATACTTACACGCGTATATTATCGCGAGAAGTGTAATAGCGCGCAGCGGTCAATGACGCTTTTCGAAAGTCCTTACAATATCGCGGGACGCACGTAATTTTTCACGGTCGCGATCAGCAGAAATTCGTCCAAGGCTGCTCGCGAGGAAGGAGATTTGATctgtcgcgcgctcgcgggcCACTAGATATATATTGCTGCAACAGGTCGCGACTGCGGTGATTGTATACGAGAAGTTGGTTTCGTTTTTTCCATATATACGCTTTGACAAACAGACGTCGTTGACTAGTTGTCAAATCGATCGATCAGTAGTTGCACAGCTGGTTTATCGATTGCAAAAGCTTTGTAGAGTCGAAATCTCTTAAACGattctacacacacacacacacacacacaggtcGAGCTACGCACAGTGAAGAGTTTCCGTACGCAggaattattgttttttcacGATTATTAagcataaaaacaataaattccTGTGTACGCGACCAACGATCATTACAAACAAACGCGTTCCACAGTTGCACGCCAGCAGAGCAATAGAGGGTGTGTATAGTACAATAACAATCGACAAGCTATATCGAAGATGAACGGAGTAGTGCGAAACCAGGAGGAGAGCAAGAGCAGCTCGGAGTCGAAGAAGTCCTGTCCCTGTCCGTTGCGCAACGTCTCCTGGGGCGAAAACGCCGCGGCTGGAAGCGTCGACGAAGAGACTCCCAGAACACCCAGGACATCCACTACGCCAGGTTGTGCCTATAAACGATTTCAGAAAAATTAGAATTGCAAAACTACAAGTGTTATGATAACGCGAtaactttgatttttttttgttttttcaaaaccACCGAATTTTCAAGCTCCACGCGCCAAATCCGTGAAGAAAAAAGATCTCTCGCTCATACGTTTTCTGGGTTAATCGCGTCGGGCGATCTATGCGCGATGATAAAGCGGCTCGCGCGCACGGCTGTGTAAAAGAATGGAAGTGAAACGCCGAAAAAGCGTGAGAATAACTCGGATACAGTTACGCCGGCCTCTATTACAGGCCGTATGCGTATCAAGCGCACGCGCGCTCTCGAGTACATGTATTGTACGAAATAACTGTAACAATGCTGCGTTTTTTTTGTGTGCGCGCTCTATACAGCGCCGAAATGAGaggtgtttcttttttttttttttttggaacgGGATGAAGATTTTTCGAGAGAAGTCTTTCCTCGAGCCGTTAGGGTTTTTTTTTAGCTGTGCAGTTTTGAGGCGAGAGCGATGTTGAACAATGTAAATCAGAATCAACGTCAATGTCGGTTTTTTGGTTGTTAGGATCTAGAAATTATTGGATAATAAAAACGAGATGGAAACGCGAATGAATTAAAATCTCGTTATGAACGCTTATCAATTTGTATGCTTATTGAGAGCTTCtgtatattttgaaaacacatTTCAAAATCTTTCGTTCAAATTGATCACGATTGAAACACTGAATTCGAAAgttttaattcatttaaacaATGAAAGTCACCGCTAGttttataattgtaaaaaacTGTCCCATAAAAGCTCTGCATGATTCACAGTTTGTAAAGTTACGCAAGTGAGCAAAACTTATGTGGTTTGTTAAACGATTATTTTCCGTTACGTATTATCAGTGACATAAATAGTTCAATCGAAATTATCATATAACTGCATCAAGTGCGCTTTATTGActaaagtatttcatagaaATCCCGGCAAATTTACGACGTCCACCTGATCGTTCTGAATATTCATGCGAACCTGCTTGCgacacataaaatatggtcGATTTGATTAGAATTGCCCGATAGGTGCGATCGCAGCTTTATCACGGTGATACGCTCATTTTGATTCTAAAGAGGCTTTTTACGCGGTTCAGGTGCGTTGTCACTCAGTCGACGGGGGGTGTAGTCTGTCATGCGGTACGACTACTTAGACTTTGCAAAAAATCGATGCATATTCGATTTTTATTAACATCATTCGAAAATCTGCATAGTCGGGTCTTATCTTTTGATTTTGTCACAGACCCGAAAATGCTTAATCATCATCACAAATTAAATCatcgcttttttctcctcttcgaATTCAATACCAGGAATATAATGTCAATCTTTCCAAACCACATCGACGTATGGCGTTAATTGCCATCGGATATAACTTCCAATCGAACCAAGTGGCAATTTTTGTCGACGCGCGAACGACTGATGGGCACGTGTAATTTAGTAAAATCGCTCGCGATCAATGACAAGAGTGCCTCCTCCGAACAATCCGCACGTGTCGCTCGTTCGCCGACAGTAAATATCAAGTCATATGGCTCCGTCACTTCACTTTGCACAAAGGCACTCGTGTGTCGAATCGAGGGATAATCTACATTcccatattataataatataatcgaTTCAGCTGACTCAGTGTACACAGATTGATTACACACGAAACAATGTCACCCTCTCCTTATTTCACAATAGCTCTCCCCAACGCTCATCGCGATTAAAGCTCGACTGTATATAGTTTATCTGGATAAGGACAAGTTGCAATAAAGTTTCAATACGTTTGTCTTCGCGTGTCTTCAGGTCACGAGAAGTGCACGTTCCATCACGACATGGAACTGGACCATAGGCCACCGACCCGCGAGGCTCTGCTGCCCCAGATGTCCCACAGTTACAAGCTCCTGTTGCAGGCGCTCGGCGAGAACACCGAGAGACAGGGTCTGCTCAAGACGCCCGAGAGGGCTGCCAAGGCTATGCTGTTCTTCACCAAGGGCTACGATCAGAGTCTCGAGGGTGAGTTTCGATTAAAGTACAGTGTGTACTTGAAGAATTCATACATCCAATATACAATCTTCAGACTATCTCatacatttatataagtatacattAGTTTTATATCTAAAATAATCCACCTCCGTTAACGTCACCCTCAATGCGTAAAGCCCTGCATCATGACCGGCTACTTTGCGCCCAAAAGCCAACAATACAACACCCAAGACGTGTTTTTATCGGTGCTACACAAGCCACCGGCTGCTGTAGGGCTGATAGTCATTTCATGCCTTATTcaactcctctctctctctctctctctctctctctctctctccactccTCGGCACGACTCGAGTACACACTCCCCAGCGAATTCCAATGAGATTCTCCGGGCTAATTCATCCATCCTTCCTATCGAGCTTCTCGAGAGTCTGCGGAAAGCGTATACGCgcgccagagagagaaagaagatcGAGCTTTATTCCTGCTTATACGAGAAAGCTCTCTACCTCGAGACCTACTTAAATCTTTTTCTCGCGGCGCTTCGTCTCGGTGATCTACGATGAAGAAAGGGCGAAAATTGTAGACGAGCTGCAGGGTAAATAAGTGCTCTTGAAGCCGAGTCTTTTACATTTCCGACGATGGGAAAATTATCCGCTGCGAGATAGCGTACAAtcgttcgaaaataaaaaaaactcgcgATTGTACACTCTTTGtcgtatattatattatatacccTCGCGTCACATGGAAAAGTTCCGATCTTTCCATCAAAACTTCATCATCCTCCAGATAAGAGCATATATAGCTTAGCGTATCCCAGATAAGCGACGCTATATATCCAGTCGGGTTACGTATGCACACTGCTGCAGAGTCACAGGAGTTTAACCGGTTAAGCGCTGCGCATGCAGCTGCTCGGTCATTGCGAAGGTGGCGCGGCTCCGTCTCGTTAAGGTTGCCCTGGTAACGCCTGGCAGCCTCCCTCTCACGCTGCAGCTGCTCTAAGTAGGTCAATATCGAGTAAATCACGGGGCGACAGAGTCGCGCCCACGCGACCCTCGCTTCTCGACGAATAACGTGTGAGACGtggattcattttttttttcttcttctttctgcaCGGATTTTGTTTCGGTTTTCACGAGGGAGGATTTCTTCGATTGTCAacgaaaaattttacaatttgttATTTGCATTCGTTTTCGCAGTAGCAAATGATTGAAAGGGCACTTATTCGAACGTTTCCTTTTTGCGTTATTGCACGTAACGGGATACGAAACCTTCCAATAGGGCAAAATAAAAGCAGCAGAAGTGCAGTACGTAGTACCTGTTGCCTCCCTGCGTCAGCAAGTCCCTTTCTTCAATTATCAAATAGAACGACGTCGTTCTTTGAATCTCAAAAAAAGACGACTCATCTTTTTTAGCTCCCGTTAAATCTCTCTGCTTCTTAGTATTAAGCGTAAAGACTCAACAGTCCCGTATAATGATTTATCTATTATCGTATTAGTAATACAGATGAATAGCTTTTTTCATTTACTCTAGAGACATTCCATATCGATTTTTTCCAGATGTCTTGAACGACGCCATATTCGACGAGGATCATGACGAGATGGTCCTCGTGAAGGACATCGAGATGTTTTCCATGTGCGAGCACCACCTCGTGCCGTTCTACGGTAAGGTCTCCATCGGCTACTTGCCCTGCAAGAAGATCCTGGGACTGAGCAAACTTGCAAGGTTAGTATCTAGAAGTTATTCGACgattaaaaatagtaaaagaCAATGCTTAAATTTTCACCTCGTCTGAGGCAGAATCGTCGAGATATACAGCAGACGAGTGCAGGTACAGGAACGTCTGACGAAGCAGATCGCCGAGGCTGTGACCAAAGCTATCGCGCCGGCTGGTGTTGCCGTGGTCGTCGAAGGAGTGTAAGTACTTTTGAAATGAGAAATAATTCTTACATTTCAAAAACAAGTAAAAGCAACGGCACCGCCTGTACACGTGTGCAACACGCGCGATTAAAATCTACGAAACTTTTAGGTCACAAGCCGCACCGCCGTAAAATCGACACTCTAATTCGATCAGCTCACTTTCACAGCCCAACAAACCTAATCGCGCCGCGGTATAATGCCCTCTAAAGCAATCAACCTATACATAGCGATCGGTGTATATACCCTTTGAGTAGAAGCGCTGGGAATCCCCGCAGCGGCCGGAATTCGCTTACGTATCGCCGCGAGGCGCTGAGTAACTACCCTTTTTCCTGCggcgttttcattttttttttttttttttttttttttttttttttgctctaaACGCACCGCAggcgagagagacggagaaaaCGAGAACACGCGTATAAAAGGCCTTGTGCTAGTAAACGACAGCGTGTGCACTTTATTTACCAATCGGATGTAAGATTGATTTCAAAAACTAAACCAAACAATTTTTAGGCACATGTGCATGGTCATGCGAGGCGTACAGAAGATCAACAGCAAGACGATCACCTCGACTATGCTCGGCGTTTTCCGCGACGATCCCAAGACCCGCGAGGAGTTCCTCAACCTCGTGCGTGCGAAGTAAAAGGTTTACTGATTATTGTGAGTAGAATGCGATGAAGAATGAATAGGGAACAACACGCGTGAAAGCTCCGGAGTATGTGTGTGAAAGACGAGGCAAATTATTAACTGATGAAGAATCATCAAAACTCTTGGCTGCTTTTTGACTCGAGACAATACTGCCGAATCCTTCGCTATAATTATTAGTGGAAATAGTTGACATTACGTTTTAGGTTTTTCTTTGAATCAACTTTTaagattaatttttcaaactttatattatattcgcgCAGAACAAAAGTTAATTggtgtaaatataaaaaaagaaggacTCGAAATCGGTCGGCGGCACAAATTGTTTAGAAATTGAATTGAACAAAGGGAAGCAATCGCATTAGTTTATATTTTagataaatttgattattttcaatgCTGCGTTTCGCTGAAAGTTGTGCCGCTGACGACACAATAAtccaaataattatatattataaataaatgatatttttataaaattaattgtataaaaaagAGTATATAGAAAATACATAGGGGAGTGTCGTTCAGCGCAATCAACGCTATCTGTCTGTTTTTATCAGTAATTAATTTGGATTGGTCGATCGATCGacttttgttttatttcataGTTACGCGCCAaggaacaaatatttttttattttataacgtACAAAATATAACTAAAATTTTTATGGTATTCCGTACTGCACGACTTTCCCCTATTGTATAAAAACACAGTTGTATTGTGTGAGAGACAATTCCTTCGCCAGGCGTTTCAGCCATGCGTCTAGTGAAGAGAGATTTATGATATTTTAACAATGCATGttatgcaaattttgaaagatatatatatatatatatagttgaacaaaaaatccataagcaaaatttaaaaaagtacatGTTTAAACCAATTGGCATATACATGCAGATTTaacatgtatttatttatatatgctTCCAGAGTAAATCTAATATATTAAGTACACAAGCAAacaaatttcataaaatatacaaatattacGTAACttgcgtatatgtatattagaTGCCAAATTGTATGCTCGTTTCAACAACTCGATTACGCCGGTTAATTGCTTATGTCGTATATTATGACGTTTGAGACATTGTGAAAATTCTGGCGCCTATTATATTACTTCTGATTTCCAAAATTATCTATTATCGGTGAATAGCGATGAATGATTAGCCTCATAATTATATGAGACTGCGGTCTCATTCGAACGAGAAAATTGGTATAGAATATGTACATACAATGAAAACAACATTGTTTCACGTTGCATATTGATGAATATATACAATGTGTATATGAATATATGAATGTATACAATGTGCGTATAAAAAGTGAACTATCGCTTTTAACGAGAATTCAATGTCTATATGCAACTCCTATACTAAGAAGCAAAATGTTATAAACAGTGAGCAAAAAGAAAGGATACAAAAACAGCTTTTGACGTCTGTTACTTAATCTACAATGTGAGCTCGATTTAtactcgagtttttttttttataataaaaacgaaaaaagtaAACAGGTGATAAAGTTTAGTGAAGGCTTCTGTTTGAAAGCGTACCAAAATCAAGCGTAAGCGAGACTTAATATTTTATGGCCTTTTGTATACCTATAGATATACATTCATATATAGATTTATATTTGATATTGCTACAATGACTTTACAACCAATTTCCATGTACTAAAGTAATATCTCTCAGTACCAaactatacgtatacacgatttttaaaaaagcagtcgtaatttgtataaaagttaatcaacaaaaaatttacagaaggccacattttattatttatttctcgTTGCGTACATCGAATGTCTTGGAGTAGCACTATAAGCTCCAATAAAGTGACGCGCGTTGCCCAACGCGTACCTacatagaaaaaaaggagacgaagaagaaaaaaaagaagcgaaagGACGAAGGCGTTCTCGTCTGTGTGCGTTTACGCGATCGATTATAAAGTGCGGCGAAACGCACAGTAATTCAGCCACTTACTGTGCCTTGCcaatgcactatgtattgcATACGTTATATACGCACACATTTCAAATGAGATTCAAAGTTGATAGCTCTTTGTGATTAAAGATTATGATATTTAAAAGCATGAAATGATATAAGATTTTCgatcatttttttgtaatatcaACTTTGAAATCCACACTGAAAGTAGAAAAGAATTGTTAGTTACATTCCACTATATTGAAATGTTTAAGAAAATGACCAATCGTGAAACTGTAGTAGCGATTATTGCGGacatttttattcttatttaaCGTTGGATCATTGAATGAAAACCACTATTTTGAATATACTTATAAATTGAACGATAAAGCTTATTTTTCTGTCCAATTTTGGATTGGTTTTCTACTACGTTATATGCTTACATATTGTATTTAAGGGAATATTGCAATAACAGTAGTTTagcaatttaatttattataacatCGACCGTTTGTTCGGAACGttgatttataataattattaattattattattacgctCTCTAACAATTGTACATAGCAGAAATGAATCTCTTAATATGCATTCTTTGTTCAGTAGGTAATTGTTTTCTTTTAGTATTCTTAGGTTTGTTAGTAAGCCGTTCGCATTGTATCGGTTTTTTTATCGTCGTTTTGTTCAATTTTCCTTTGAACGTGGAAAAATTGTAATGCCACGCGTTAAACCGAACGATTTCGTGGGGACTTTAAGCGATTACTTATTCTGCCGTTAATctatactttctttttgtttttaatatttacaacGACAAGAATGTATCCAGCGATGATATATCTATGTGCAACTCTATCGACAACCATATGCCTTCTTCACTAAAGATTGCGTACGTGTTACTAGATTGTTTTCGCACTGCACCCAAggatgtaaaatttcaatgttaaaaatatttttctgatatattatatagttttattatattttgaaaaaaaaaaattgaattgccttttcatttgattttgatcaccataaaaaaatatataaaaaatattaaatacatacAGTTTCAGAAGTTAGTTGAAAAAGCCTGCAGAATTAGCACATATAGCTGGATTTCGAATTATGCTTCCCACAGTTGTCACTGCCGTAGGCTGAACTCTTCTTTGCAGCGTTATCTGcaatgaaaaatattgttcttCATCAAGTATTTCCCTTTGTgtaaaaaaatcttaaaatcaCCAATCGACAAACCACAACAGTTAGATCCAGTCTGTATGCCGTAGCATTCGGCGTCTTTTTGGTGCAGCAATAGCAGCATATTGTTGTCACGCGACTTTCTCTGCTTGCGCTCTTGGTGATGACCAGCACTTGGACAGACTCTCCTTCCGTTTCCGTTACCGCTGTACAGTGCTTCTCTTGAGCCATTGTGACTCCTGCAGCCACTACTGGCTGCGGTAACGCTCCTGCCGTTATTGCAGGCTTTATTTTCGTTACCATTCGAAGATTTAGTGCCGCCGCAGTGCAGTGTAGTCGAACAGTCCCGGGGCTTGCTTACGGGCTCACTTGAAATGCGTAATATTTTAGTCAAATGTTTGCCCGGCTCCAACAACacaagaaagaaaataaaaatgtcgaGTGTTACATGGTACTGGACGGTGGACAGGGCGTGCAACAGTTTGGAATCGGCGAGCATCGCAGAACCTTGAGCGCCTCGACGTTGAGCGACGAGACGCCTTTCAGCAAAGCGCGTTGAATCGCGTTCTCGTACTCTGCTCGCTCCTTCACGATCCTCTCGTTCTCTTTGCGCAACTCTTGCACCTCAGCCTCCAACTGCAGTCACACATAAGTATATTCAGCGCCAGAAACGTATCGCTTAATTGAAGTTCAACGTAGTCGATATACATACCTCCGCGCAACATGACTGAAGTCGTTCCTCCTCTGCGTGGACGGTCGCCAGTTCCGCTGGACTTAGGCTTCCGGGAGTCTGCTTAGCGAGAGCGGCTGACATGATGTGCGAACGGCTCTGACTCCGCGGGGAGATCAAACCGGCGCTCTGATGATGCTCGAGTTGAGCGCTGCGCACTGACGACGGAACAGCCGACTGATGTTGCTGGTCGTGGCCGGTACTCTGCGCGCTGGGAAGGCCCGACACCGCCAACAACTGTCCCGTGTTGTCGAACATCTGACCGTTGCGCTGCGTTTTTCACGAACGAACGCGAGATTATTCGCGATATATGTgtcaaaataaaacaaagtcAAATCTTAATAAGGAGAAAATTCATCGCGACTTGCCATTTTCTCGTTCATCGAAGAGTCAGCCATAGACTTGGCCGCTTCACTGCTTGTCAGCTGATCCCTCAGCATGGACGACTCGCGGCGGCTCTCCTTCAGAGAGGCCATGATCTTGGCTAGCTCTTGATGCAGGTTCAGAATGTCCTTACGCGACCACTCGATCTTGTTCTCGACGAGGCTAGTCCACTTGCGCGTCCGGTTCATCAGCTCTACCAGGGACAGCTTGTAACGATTCGCTCGATTGAGGATTCTGATATATTTTGCGGCAATTAAGTAAAATTGACGCGGATATACCTTCAGCTCGTGCTCGAGGTTCTCGCTGAGACTCGTCAGCGCCAGATTGGCTTCCGACAGATTATGCAGCGAACAGTCCAGCATCTCGTCAACTCGAGGGTCTCTGAACAAAACCAACTCGTCGAAAGACTTTTTTCATGCAAtgtactaaaaaaatttatttcgcgTGGTACTAACCCAGTGCTAGGAAGAGCCTGCCCAGAATAGAGGTCTACAGGCCCCTCGTACGCTACGTTATCCTCTGGCCCTTCCAAGCCTGATCTAAAAGGTGTCCCCCTACCACGATGGTCTACGGATCTAGAGGGCGTTGATGCATGAAGGTCCACGGGACCTCCCATACCTGACCGGGACTCATGTAAATCCACAGGTCCTTCCATACCCGATCGCGACTGATGATCTACTGGACCGGACCGTGAATGATGGTCCTCAGGACCGTCAAATCGCAAATTATCCACTGGGTCGGATTGCGAATGATGATCCACTGGGTCCGATCGTGAATTGTCCGCAGGGCCGGAACGGGAAGTGTTGTCCTCGGGCCCACCCATGCTAGTGTTATTCATACGAACGGACTTGTTCGTACCCGCGGTGTTATCCTGGGGACCCCCCATACTGGAATCGTTCATCCGAACGGCCTTGTTCGTGCCCGAAACATTGTCCTCGGGCCCATCGTCTGCACCACCGCTCAGACGAGGTTTAGTAGTTGTTCTAAATATAGTTTTCACGTAGAGGATTGAATGCCCTGTGTTAGGTTTATGGTTTGGAATATTACCGAGAAAGTTTCTTCTTAGAGGCCTTTTTGAGCTCTTTGCCGCGAATCGGGGTGTCCTCCGAATGGCAAGACTTGTTTGGGATGATCGAATCATTGCTTGAAATACCTGTTCGGTGAAAGAAATTGATGATGGATATTCATAACTTATAAGTAAAGATCGTTTCAAAATTATCAACCTTTATGAGTTTCTCCGAAATTTTTACTCATTTTTGTGATACTTTGTCTGAACTGTTATTAATTAgattgagtttttttttatctttttaagAAGACTATAATTTACTTAGTTGGATAATTAGTTACacttgaaaatttagaaaatcgACTGTTCCCATCTTGGTTTCCTTTGATACAACCGTCAGCATAAGTTCAGCCTAGTGAAATCGGCTGCAACGCCGAtcatttgtttttattctaataaataCTATTATGGTACGGGTAATTTTTTTCGACGTAGGAATAAAGTACTCAATAAAGTAAGGTTTTTTGATGGAAATACTTTCACTTAGTTTTTATTTCATGAAAGAATATATAAgaatttgttttataaatgaaaatcttAATGCAAAAGAAGGTTTGCGTGTGAGCGAATAACAAAAACGCACTCGCGCGCCACGCGGCAACTATAGATCGTTCGCTCACTTTGAATACTTATTCGAACAACATAACAATCGTATAAGTctgatatttataaaattagatACATGTATGCAGTAGTCTGTTTTATGGAATCGACATCTCGTAAAAAATAGGATTGGAACTACTGCCTTA
The sequence above is a segment of the Nasonia vitripennis strain AsymCx chromosome 3, Nvit_psr_1.1, whole genome shotgun sequence genome. Coding sequences within it:
- the LOC100121765 gene encoding GTP cyclohydrolase 1 isoform X1, yielding MNGVVRNQEESKSSSESKKSCPCPLRNVSWGENAAAGSVDEETPRTPRTSTTPGHEKCTFHHDMELDHRPPTREALLPQMSHSYKLLLQALGENTERQGLLKTPERAAKAMLFFTKGYDQSLEDVLNDAIFDEDHDEMVLVKDIEMFSMCEHHLVPFYGKVSIGYLPCKKILGLSKLARIVEIYSRRVQVQERLTKQIAEAVTKAIAPAGVAVVVEGVHMCMVMRGVQKINSKTITSTMLGVFRDDPKTREEFLNLVRAK
- the LOC100121765 gene encoding GTP cyclohydrolase 1 isoform X2 codes for the protein MKTEKSENGQQNGAENGCQNGNCRSGHEKCTFHHDMELDHRPPTREALLPQMSHSYKLLLQALGENTERQGLLKTPERAAKAMLFFTKGYDQSLEDVLNDAIFDEDHDEMVLVKDIEMFSMCEHHLVPFYGKVSIGYLPCKKILGLSKLARIVEIYSRRVQVQERLTKQIAEAVTKAIAPAGVAVVVEGVHMCMVMRGVQKINSKTITSTMLGVFRDDPKTREEFLNLVRAK
- the LOC100679789 gene encoding uncharacterized protein LOC100679789; the encoded protein is MSKNFGETHKGISSNDSIIPNKSCHSEDTPIRGKELKKASKKKLSRTTTKPRLSGGADDGPEDNVSGTNKAVRMNDSSMGGPQDNTAGTNKSVRMNNTSMGGPEDNTSRSGPADNSRSDPVDHHSQSDPVDNLRFDGPEDHHSRSGPVDHQSRSGMEGPVDLHESRSGMGGPVDLHASTPSRSVDHRGRGTPFRSGLEGPEDNVAYEGPVDLYSGQALPSTGDPRVDEMLDCSLHNLSEANLALTSLSENLEHELKLSLVELMNRTRKWTSLVENKIEWSRKDILNLHQELAKIMASLKESRRESSMLRDQLTSSEAAKSMADSSMNEKMRNGQMFDNTGQLLAVSGLPSAQSTGHDQQHQSAVPSSVRSAQLEHHQSAGLISPRSQSRSHIMSAALAKQTPGSLSPAELATVHAEEERLQSCCAELEAEVQELRKENERIVKERAEYENAIQRALLKGVSSLNVEALKVLRCSPIPNCCTPCPPSSTIEPVSKPRDCSTTLHCGGTKSSNGNENKACNNGRSVTAASSGCRSHNGSREALYSGNGNGRRVCPSAGHHQERKQRKSRDNNMLLLLHQKDAECYGIQTGSNCCDNAAKKSSAYGSDNCGKHNSKSSYMC